One window from the genome of Pseudalkalibacillus hwajinpoensis encodes:
- the iolG gene encoding inositol 2-dehydrogenase codes for MSKVTAGIIGGGRIGQLHADNLIQSPYYQLRSISDIHISHLEGTVYEKEAIITTNPNDLFLDPEIDAIFICSSTDTHVDFIKRAAQAGKHVFCEKPVSFQIEETREALQVVKDAGVNFQVGFNRRYDKHFRKVFETVRSGTIGEPHVIKVTSRDPEAPPEAYIQRSGGMFMDMTIHDFDMIRYLSGKEVVDVTVKAANLIDEKFKRNDDVDTAIITLTFEDGSLGVIDNSRQAAYGYDQRIEVFGDKGVVSAENEQNTTVKISTRESVSSDHPKYFFLDRYKEAYVEEVRDFALSILEQKPLTCSGYDGLQAENLALAARLSWQEGRTVTLSELIPVKID; via the coding sequence ATGTCAAAAGTAACTGCAGGTATTATCGGAGGTGGCCGCATCGGTCAATTACATGCTGATAACTTAATTCAATCACCTTACTATCAGTTGAGAAGTATTTCAGATATTCATATCTCACACCTTGAGGGGACGGTATATGAAAAGGAAGCAATCATTACAACTAACCCTAATGACCTCTTTTTAGACCCTGAAATCGACGCTATTTTTATTTGCTCATCAACAGATACGCATGTTGATTTTATTAAACGAGCTGCACAAGCAGGAAAGCACGTCTTTTGCGAAAAGCCAGTCAGTTTTCAAATTGAAGAAACGCGTGAAGCTCTTCAAGTTGTTAAAGACGCTGGGGTCAATTTTCAAGTTGGCTTCAATCGTCGCTATGATAAGCATTTTAGGAAAGTATTTGAAACAGTACGTTCCGGTACAATTGGTGAACCGCACGTGATCAAAGTAACTTCTCGAGATCCTGAAGCACCACCAGAAGCTTATATCCAACGATCCGGTGGAATGTTCATGGATATGACCATTCATGATTTTGATATGATTCGTTATTTATCTGGAAAAGAAGTTGTAGATGTCACAGTGAAAGCAGCGAATCTAATTGATGAGAAATTCAAACGAAACGACGATGTCGATACAGCCATCATCACGCTAACTTTTGAAGACGGTAGTCTTGGAGTAATAGACAATAGTCGTCAGGCGGCTTATGGATATGATCAACGAATCGAAGTTTTTGGAGATAAAGGCGTTGTTTCTGCTGAAAATGAACAAAATACGACCGTGAAAATTAGCACGAGAGAATCGGTGTCAAGTGATCATCCTAAATACTTTTTCCTTGATCGCTATAAAGAAGCTTATGTAGAAGAAGTGAGGGATTTTGCTTTATCTATATTGGAACAAAAGCCTTTAACGTGCAGTGGATATGACGGGTTACAGGCTGAAAATCTTGCGCTCGCTGCCCGCTTATCGTGGCAAGAGGGTCGAACGGTTACACTTTCTGAGCTAATTCCAGTAAAAATAGATTGA
- a CDS encoding CoA-acylating methylmalonate-semialdehyde dehydrogenase: MTKTAVKTIQNYVGGEWIDSKTKEYQPVYNPATGEVIAEVPISTKEDLDHAVATAKEAFKTWSEVPVPRRARILFKYQQLLVDNWDQLAELITIENGKNVKEAKGEVQRGIECVEFAAGAPTLTMGSQLPSIATGLESGVYRYPIGVVGGITPFNFPMMVPCWMFPMAIATGNTFIMKPSERTPLLANRLAELLEEAGLPKGVFNIVHGAHDVVNGLLEHKQVKAISFVGSQPVAEYVYKKGTENLKRVQALAGAKNHSIILEDANLENAATQVLNAAFGSAGERCMACSVVAVEESVADQFIETLVQKSNEIKIGNGLEDDVFLGPVIRDQHKERTLQYIETGEKEGAKLIRDGRKDKDIQREGYFVGPTIFDNVTSEMKIWQDEIFAPVLSISRVKNLEEAVELTNQSRFANGACLFTNHGGKVRTFRETIDAGMLGINIGVPAPMAFFPFSGWKDSFYGDLHANGSDGVEFYTRKKVVTTRWV, from the coding sequence ATGACAAAAACAGCGGTAAAAACAATTCAAAACTATGTAGGTGGAGAATGGATTGATTCGAAAACGAAGGAATATCAACCGGTATATAATCCGGCAACAGGAGAAGTCATTGCTGAAGTTCCGATTTCCACAAAGGAAGACCTTGATCATGCAGTAGCGACTGCGAAGGAAGCATTCAAAACATGGAGTGAAGTTCCAGTACCTCGTCGTGCACGAATTCTATTTAAGTACCAGCAGCTCCTTGTAGATAACTGGGATCAGCTTGCTGAGTTAATTACAATTGAAAACGGAAAAAATGTGAAAGAAGCAAAGGGAGAAGTACAACGTGGCATTGAGTGTGTGGAGTTTGCTGCGGGTGCTCCGACATTAACAATGGGCTCACAGCTTCCGTCAATTGCAACAGGGTTAGAGTCAGGTGTTTACCGTTATCCAATTGGGGTTGTTGGTGGCATTACACCATTTAATTTCCCAATGATGGTCCCATGCTGGATGTTTCCGATGGCTATCGCAACTGGGAATACTTTCATTATGAAGCCATCTGAACGCACGCCTCTCCTTGCTAATCGTCTGGCAGAGCTTCTTGAAGAAGCAGGGCTTCCGAAAGGCGTATTTAATATTGTGCATGGCGCTCATGATGTGGTGAACGGTCTTCTTGAACATAAACAAGTAAAAGCGATTTCGTTCGTCGGCTCTCAACCAGTGGCAGAATACGTGTACAAAAAAGGAACAGAAAACCTTAAGCGTGTTCAAGCGCTAGCAGGTGCTAAAAACCATTCGATTATTCTTGAAGATGCTAATTTAGAAAATGCAGCAACGCAGGTGTTAAATGCCGCTTTCGGTTCGGCTGGTGAGCGTTGCATGGCTTGCTCGGTTGTGGCTGTAGAAGAAAGTGTAGCTGATCAGTTTATCGAAACTCTCGTCCAGAAGTCGAACGAAATAAAAATTGGGAATGGCCTGGAGGACGATGTTTTCCTTGGACCAGTCATTCGTGATCAGCACAAAGAACGGACGCTTCAATACATTGAAACAGGTGAAAAAGAAGGAGCGAAACTGATTCGCGATGGTCGTAAGGATAAGGATATTCAGCGAGAAGGTTATTTTGTTGGACCGACCATTTTTGATAATGTGACGAGCGAAATGAAAATTTGGCAGGATGAAATATTTGCTCCGGTTCTTTCGATTTCTCGTGTGAAAAATCTAGAAGAAGCGGTAGAGCTAACAAATCAATCCCGCTTCGCTAACGGAGCTTGCCTGTTCACAAACCACGGAGGTAAAGTACGTACATTCCGTGAAACGATTGATGCAGGTATGCTTGGAATTAACATTGGCGTGCCGGCCCCAATGGCCTTCTTCCCATTCTCTGGGTGGAAAGATTCGTTCTATGGTGATCTTCATGCTAACGGTTCTGACGGAGTGGAATTCTACACGCGCAAAAAAGTAGTTACAACACGCTGGGTATAA
- the iolB gene encoding 5-deoxy-glucuronate isomerase, giving the protein MSQLLIKPIQATEEGNILRVTPESAGWEYVGFEVYSLEKGSTLKQNTNNQEVCLVLLSGKADVQTNKEKFVNIGKRMSVFEKIPPYSVYIPNDDHYEVTALSDVKLAVCSAPGRGSYQARLIAPDDVGVEDRGHGKMSRKIHNILPEQKEADSLLVVEVYTPDGNTSSYPPHKHDRDHLPYESYLEETYYHELNPPQGFVFQRVYNDNRSLNETLSVENGNVVLVPEGYHPVSSIPGYESYYLNVMAGPKRTWKFHNDPDHEWLFENVMK; this is encoded by the coding sequence ATGTCTCAATTGCTTATCAAACCTATCCAGGCAACTGAAGAAGGCAACATACTTAGAGTAACTCCTGAATCAGCGGGGTGGGAGTATGTGGGCTTTGAAGTCTACTCGTTAGAAAAGGGGAGTACGCTAAAGCAGAACACAAACAATCAAGAAGTTTGTCTAGTTTTGCTAAGCGGAAAAGCAGATGTCCAAACGAATAAAGAAAAATTCGTGAACATCGGAAAGCGTATGAGTGTATTCGAAAAAATTCCACCATATTCCGTTTATATACCAAACGATGATCATTATGAAGTAACTGCTTTAAGTGATGTGAAACTTGCCGTTTGTTCTGCCCCCGGTAGAGGATCTTATCAAGCAAGACTAATTGCTCCAGACGATGTTGGCGTAGAAGATCGAGGACATGGAAAGATGTCTCGTAAAATTCACAATATCTTACCAGAGCAAAAAGAGGCGGACAGTCTACTTGTGGTAGAAGTATATACACCTGACGGAAACACTTCAAGCTACCCACCTCATAAGCATGATCGCGATCATTTACCATATGAATCCTATCTTGAGGAGACATACTATCATGAACTTAATCCACCTCAAGGTTTCGTGTTCCAAAGAGTTTATAACGACAATCGGAGTTTAAATGAAACACTGAGCGTTGAGAATGGAAATGTCGTTCTAGTTCCGGAAGGGTATCATCCCGTCTCATCAATTCCAGGATATGAATCCTATTATTTAAATGTAATGGCTGGTCCAAAAAGAACCTGGAAGTTCCATAACGACCCGGATCATGAATGGTTATTCGAAAATGTAATGAAGTAA
- a CDS encoding solute:sodium symporter family transporter gives MMWVIVSSFLVYTGFVAWFSWYKTRETDLTSSDGYFLAGRSLTGIVIAGSLILTNLSTEQMVGLNGQGFGESMVVMAWEVTSPIALIFMAFIFLPRYLKAGISTIPDFLEQRYDLRTRQIVSILFLLGYAVAYLPTVLYSGALVLDSIFSLSTISGTSQFTTVMIVAFAIGIIGCCYVIFGGLRACAISDTINGVGLIIGGFLIPFLALVALGGGNLVYGVDKLLHANPAKLNAIGNHESSVPWTVLLTGLLFNNLFYWCTNQAIIQRTLGAKNLAEGQKGVLYAGFFKIFGAFFLVLPGIIAFLLYGEGGLKNADMAYPSLVTDVLPLALSGFLAAVLFGAILSSFNGALNSSITLFTLDIYRPIFKPNAKERELVKVGRIFAGGLAAVAVIVAPFIIFAPSGLYYYLQEMFGFYNIPIIAMVLVGFFSKHVPSSAPKITILVHIVVYALSKVFLGHVNFLYVLSVLFPLNIFVMVLVGKLRPRTTAYELYDSKKVDLTPWKHARIFSIFILVLMIGVYAFFSPIGVAEASAEYLPMSLVFMLGTLVLISGVIWFWRSTTLKQRKQEAERSKFNQALKQSSL, from the coding sequence ATGATGTGGGTGATTGTTAGTAGTTTTCTTGTTTATACGGGTTTTGTCGCCTGGTTTTCTTGGTATAAGACGAGAGAAACAGACTTAACAAGTTCCGATGGTTATTTTCTGGCTGGTCGAAGTTTAACGGGTATTGTTATTGCAGGATCACTTATTTTAACGAACCTCTCAACAGAGCAAATGGTAGGACTGAATGGACAGGGGTTTGGTGAATCAATGGTCGTAATGGCGTGGGAAGTAACCTCGCCTATAGCGCTTATATTCATGGCTTTTATCTTCCTTCCAAGGTATTTAAAAGCAGGAATATCCACGATCCCTGACTTTCTGGAACAGCGGTATGACCTTCGAACGCGACAAATTGTTTCGATTCTATTTCTTCTTGGATATGCGGTTGCTTATTTACCTACCGTCCTCTACTCTGGTGCGCTTGTATTAGATAGTATATTCTCACTGTCCACCATTAGCGGGACGAGCCAGTTTACAACCGTCATGATCGTTGCTTTTGCAATCGGAATTATTGGCTGCTGCTATGTCATCTTTGGTGGGTTACGAGCCTGTGCCATTAGCGATACGATCAATGGTGTTGGGCTAATTATAGGAGGATTTCTGATTCCCTTTCTTGCATTAGTTGCTCTTGGAGGCGGCAATCTTGTTTATGGAGTAGATAAACTACTTCATGCCAATCCTGCCAAGCTAAATGCGATTGGAAATCATGAATCGTCTGTTCCGTGGACGGTGCTTTTAACGGGTCTTCTTTTTAATAACCTTTTCTATTGGTGTACCAACCAGGCAATTATTCAACGGACGTTAGGAGCAAAGAATCTCGCAGAAGGACAAAAGGGAGTTTTGTACGCAGGATTCTTTAAAATATTTGGTGCCTTCTTTTTAGTTTTACCTGGGATCATTGCTTTCTTACTTTACGGAGAAGGTGGACTTAAAAACGCTGATATGGCGTATCCGTCATTAGTGACAGATGTTCTTCCTCTGGCGCTATCTGGGTTTTTAGCTGCCGTTCTATTCGGAGCAATTTTAAGTTCTTTTAATGGAGCATTAAATAGCTCTATTACTCTTTTTACTTTGGACATTTATCGTCCAATTTTCAAACCCAATGCAAAGGAACGAGAGCTTGTTAAAGTGGGAAGGATTTTTGCCGGTGGACTTGCAGCGGTTGCCGTAATTGTGGCGCCGTTCATTATCTTTGCTCCTTCGGGTTTGTACTATTATCTTCAGGAAATGTTTGGTTTTTACAATATACCGATTATCGCCATGGTACTTGTAGGCTTCTTTAGTAAACATGTACCGTCAAGTGCACCAAAAATAACGATTCTTGTTCATATAGTCGTTTATGCTCTATCAAAGGTGTTTCTTGGCCACGTGAATTTTCTGTACGTTCTTTCCGTACTGTTCCCACTCAACATTTTTGTTATGGTGCTAGTTGGTAAGCTTCGACCGAGAACGACAGCTTACGAATTATATGATTCTAAAAAAGTTGATCTCACACCATGGAAGCATGCGAGGATTTTCTCGATTTTTATCTTAGTATTAATGATCGGTGTCTATGCTTTCTTCTCTCCGATAGGGGTGGCAGAAGCTAGTGCCGAATATTTACCAATGTCACTTGTTTTCATGCTTGGAACGCTTGTTTTAATAAGTGGAGTGATCTGGTTCTGGCGAAGTACGACATTGAAACAAAGGAAACAGGAAGCAGAGCGATCGAAGTTTAATCAGGCTCTAAAACAATCATCACTATAA
- the iolC gene encoding 5-dehydro-2-deoxygluconokinase, with the protein MYHLEFKKDRPIDLIGLGRLCIDLNANEINRPMEETYSFTKYVGGSPANIAIGAARLGLNSGFIGKVSSDQMGNYIVDYLERNKIDTSSVVKDQTGAVTGLAFTEIKSPEECSILMYRDNVADLKLETTDISEDYIRESKSLLISGTALSQSPSREAVFLALEYARKHDVIVIFDLDYRPYSWNSAKETAIYYNLAAEKCDVIIGTREEFNMMEQFEKEDKNDQRTAQKWFDHHAEVVVIKHGGEGSIAYSKDGSAHRGGIFKTKVLKTFGAGDSYASAFIYGLLNHWGLSEAMKYGSASASIVISKHSCSEAMPTRKEVDEKIRTTEFQPV; encoded by the coding sequence ATGTATCACCTTGAGTTCAAAAAAGATCGCCCTATTGATTTAATCGGACTTGGAAGACTGTGCATTGATTTGAACGCAAATGAAATCAATCGACCGATGGAAGAAACTTATTCTTTTACGAAATACGTCGGAGGTTCACCAGCAAATATTGCTATTGGAGCAGCGCGACTTGGCTTGAACAGCGGATTTATTGGGAAAGTCTCAAGTGATCAAATGGGAAACTATATCGTTGATTATCTTGAAAGGAACAAAATAGATACGTCAAGTGTCGTGAAGGACCAGACAGGAGCAGTAACGGGTCTTGCCTTTACTGAAATTAAAAGTCCTGAGGAATGTAGCATCCTCATGTACCGAGATAACGTAGCCGATTTAAAACTTGAAACAACAGATATATCAGAAGACTACATTAGGGAGTCCAAATCACTTCTGATTTCAGGAACTGCCCTTTCCCAAAGTCCTTCAAGAGAAGCTGTTTTTCTTGCTCTTGAATACGCACGCAAACATGACGTCATCGTGATCTTTGACCTTGATTATCGTCCTTACAGCTGGAATTCAGCCAAAGAGACAGCCATCTATTATAATCTTGCTGCTGAAAAGTGTGATGTGATTATCGGAACAAGAGAAGAGTTTAATATGATGGAACAATTTGAGAAAGAGGATAAAAATGATCAACGTACCGCTCAAAAATGGTTCGATCATCATGCGGAAGTCGTCGTAATCAAGCATGGTGGGGAAGGTTCGATCGCTTATTCCAAAGACGGTAGTGCACATCGTGGCGGGATTTTTAAAACAAAAGTTCTGAAAACATTCGGTGCTGGTGATTCTTATGCTTCTGCATTTATATATGGATTACTTAATCACTGGGGTTTATCTGAAGCGATGAAATATGGAAGCGCTTCAGCGAGCATTGTTATCTCAAAACACAGCTGTTCAGAAGCAATGCCAACGAGAAAAGAAGTTGATGAAAAAATTCGTACAACAGAATTCCAACCAGTCTAA